From Streptomyces qinzhouensis, one genomic window encodes:
- a CDS encoding MurR/RpiR family transcriptional regulator, translating to MTDSPAARLQQLFEGHRLTPTQRRIAHSMVRRAADVPFLSSVELAEVAGVSQPSVTRFAVALGFDGYPALRKYLREVVPPGPGPAGDDLNEYQQAVRAEIENLRHLGELLADPAPVLRAARLLAASRPLPVLGLRAAAAQARGFAYFAAKVHPDVRLLDEGGSLLTDRIDHARRAGATTLLCFALPRHPREVVDALRHARAAGLTVVTVADSAFAPVAAVSEVLIPAAVGTGLSFDTACAPMLLGRVLLEAMCDELPDAQARLEEFDSGAAARGLFVE from the coding sequence ATGACGGACAGCCCCGCCGCGCGGTTGCAGCAGCTCTTCGAGGGGCACCGGCTCACCCCCACCCAGCGGCGGATCGCCCACAGCATGGTCCGCCGCGCCGCCGATGTGCCCTTCCTGTCCAGTGTGGAGCTGGCCGAGGTCGCCGGGGTCAGCCAGCCGTCCGTCACCCGGTTCGCCGTCGCGCTCGGCTTCGACGGCTACCCCGCACTGCGCAAGTATCTGCGGGAGGTCGTCCCGCCCGGCCCCGGGCCCGCCGGGGACGACCTCAACGAGTACCAGCAGGCGGTCCGCGCCGAGATCGAGAATCTGCGGCACCTCGGCGAACTGCTCGCCGACCCGGCGCCCGTGCTCCGCGCCGCCCGGCTCCTCGCGGCCTCCCGCCCGCTGCCCGTACTCGGCCTGCGGGCCGCCGCCGCACAGGCCCGCGGCTTCGCGTACTTCGCGGCCAAGGTCCACCCCGATGTCCGCCTCCTCGACGAGGGCGGTTCGCTGCTCACCGACCGGATCGACCACGCCCGCCGCGCGGGCGCCACCACCCTGCTCTGCTTCGCGCTGCCCCGCCACCCCCGGGAGGTGGTGGACGCCCTGCGGCACGCCCGGGCCGCCGGGCTGACCGTCGTCACCGTCGCGGACTCCGCCTTCGCGCCGGTCGCCGCGGTCAGCGAGGTACTGATCCCCGCCGCCGTGGGCACCGGTCTCTCCTTCGACACCGCCTGCGCCCCCATGCTGCTCGGCCGGGTGCTGCTGGAGGCGATGTGCGACGAGCTGCCGGACGCCCAGGCGCGGCTGGAGGAGTTCGACTCCGGGGCGGCGGCCCGCGGCCTCTTCGTCGAGTAG